Proteins encoded in a region of the Streptomyces sp. NBC_01298 genome:
- a CDS encoding lectin-like domain-containing protein — protein sequence MTMPRSPLWRRAAAALLCAAALVLPAALSTPATAAPDAVAGAGPAGGPRPRALAFPVNENFNSSTNLGTASGNASYPDGGGWLRLTSASTNQAGTWKLKDSFPSSLGILVEFSYASYGGTTIESKRGDGLSFYLADGAAADGVGPSGGALGYACTGAADSCATSGVPGAYLGIGLDEFGNFSSSVVGNGGPGNQPNKIVVRGGGSARTGYRHATSADGPGKTVETGSRDKERTVRVSLLPSGTKMLLSVWSDSGPGTAMTQLITDFDVTGIKDQPKLPATLKVGFSGSTGGATNVHEIDTLRINVPADLTLTKTGSPATVPAGGGPVTYTLAVSNSQANEVTGATVRDTVPGLTNVTWTCRAGTGGTCGQSSGSGNALSTTADFQRGGSVTYTVTGTAPAQPGTLSNTATVTAPADRTDTNPADNSSTAAPTVVTARADVAAEKEGVGSGPVVPGQEFAYRLTARNLGPSHTSAVQLSDTLPGPLRFVSSADGCTASGQQLSCPVRDQLNAGTSTSWTVRVRLDPAYQGDGSDLGNVASVRHAVTDPQPANDTSAAAAPPGGVAAAQAGLSLVKAVEARSPVAPGETFTYTVTVRNDGPSVARKVTVADPLPAALAFVSSAGGCTAAGRDVTCGTAATLDPGGVRSWTFTVRLDPAYTGDGTGLGNTATARADTADPNPLDNSGSAGVPGGRVRPPTADIELAKRATAG from the coding sequence ATGACCATGCCCCGGAGTCCCCTGTGGCGCAGGGCCGCTGCCGCCTTGCTGTGCGCGGCGGCGCTGGTCCTGCCGGCGGCGCTCTCCACGCCCGCGACCGCGGCCCCGGACGCCGTGGCCGGGGCCGGTCCGGCCGGCGGCCCCCGGCCCCGCGCGCTGGCCTTCCCCGTCAACGAGAACTTCAACAGCTCCACCAACCTGGGCACTGCCAGCGGCAACGCGAGCTATCCCGATGGCGGCGGCTGGCTGCGGCTGACCTCCGCGAGCACCAACCAGGCCGGCACCTGGAAGCTGAAGGACTCCTTCCCCTCCAGCCTCGGCATCCTCGTCGAGTTCAGCTACGCCAGCTATGGGGGAACCACCATCGAGAGCAAGCGCGGTGACGGGCTGTCGTTCTACCTGGCCGACGGCGCGGCGGCCGACGGGGTCGGCCCCTCCGGCGGGGCCCTCGGCTACGCCTGCACGGGCGCAGCGGACTCCTGCGCCACCTCGGGCGTACCGGGCGCGTACCTCGGCATCGGGCTCGACGAGTTCGGCAACTTCTCCTCCAGCGTCGTCGGCAACGGCGGACCGGGCAACCAGCCCAACAAGATCGTGGTGCGCGGCGGAGGCAGCGCCAGGACGGGGTACCGCCACGCCACGTCCGCCGACGGACCGGGCAAGACCGTGGAGACGGGCAGCCGCGACAAGGAGCGCACGGTGCGCGTCTCCCTGCTGCCCAGCGGTACGAAGATGCTGCTGTCGGTGTGGTCCGACAGCGGCCCCGGCACGGCCATGACCCAGCTGATCACCGACTTCGACGTCACGGGCATCAAGGACCAGCCGAAGCTCCCGGCCACCCTCAAGGTGGGGTTCTCCGGCAGCACCGGCGGTGCGACGAACGTGCACGAGATCGACACCCTGCGGATCAACGTGCCGGCCGACCTGACCCTCACGAAGACGGGCTCCCCGGCGACCGTGCCCGCCGGCGGCGGACCGGTGACCTACACCCTGGCCGTCTCCAACAGCCAGGCCAACGAGGTCACCGGAGCCACCGTGCGCGACACCGTGCCCGGACTGACCAACGTGACCTGGACCTGCCGCGCGGGCACCGGAGGCACCTGCGGGCAGTCCTCCGGCAGCGGGAACGCCCTGAGCACCACGGCCGACTTCCAGCGCGGCGGCTCCGTCACCTACACGGTCACCGGTACGGCCCCGGCCCAGCCCGGCACCCTGTCCAACACCGCCACCGTGACCGCCCCGGCGGACCGTACGGACACCAATCCGGCGGACAACAGCTCCACGGCCGCGCCCACGGTGGTGACGGCGCGCGCCGACGTGGCCGCGGAGAAGGAGGGGGTCGGCTCCGGACCGGTGGTCCCGGGGCAGGAGTTCGCGTACCGCCTCACCGCGCGCAACCTGGGGCCCTCCCACACGAGCGCCGTCCAGCTCTCCGACACCCTTCCCGGGCCGCTGCGGTTCGTCTCCTCCGCCGACGGGTGCACGGCCTCGGGACAGCAGCTGTCCTGCCCGGTCCGCGATCAGCTGAACGCGGGGACGAGCACCTCGTGGACCGTACGCGTACGGCTGGACCCGGCCTATCAGGGGGACGGCTCGGACCTCGGTAACGTCGCGTCCGTCCGGCACGCCGTCACCGATCCGCAGCCCGCGAACGACACCAGCGCGGCCGCCGCCCCGCCGGGCGGGGTCGCGGCCGCCCAGGCCGGCCTCTCGCTGGTGAAGGCCGTCGAGGCCCGCTCCCCCGTGGCCCCCGGGGAGACCTTCACGTACACGGTGACCGTACGCAACGACGGCCCGTCGGTGGCCCGGAAGGTCACGGTCGCCGACCCGCTGCCCGCGGCGCTCGCCTTCGTCTCCTCGGCCGGCGGCTGCACCGCCGCCGGCCGGGACGTCACCTGCGGTACGGCGGCGACGCTGGACCCGGGCGGGGTCCGGTCGTGGACCTTCACCGTGCGCCTGGACCCGGCGTACACCGGGGACGGGACGGGCCTGGGGAACACCGCGACCGCCCGCGCGGACACGGCCGATCCGAACCCGCTCGACAACAGCGGCTCCGCCGGTGTGCCCGGCGGGCGGGTCCGCCCTCCGACCGCCGACATCGAGCTCGCGAAGCGCGCGACGGCGGGCTGA
- a CDS encoding DUF11 domain-containing protein produces the protein MTTTPGRRSAVWALAPLLSAAALWAGPVPGAAALPGGGPRIEVTAQRAKAPGDLITYTLTARNKGPSVARKVTATDKLPTGISFVGSADGCTAVGQTVTCGPEPQLSAGETKSWSFQARLSPSYQGDGSDLGNSATGSSEATDPDPANNKPDPVLPPGPFDPVSDLATVKTPLGAGPTVPGQEYEYEVRTTNKGPSDARNVVVTDALPVGLDFVSSADPCAVSGRTVTCGPLARLVPGGEVVWTFKVKLDAAYSGDGGDLRNTATSASASKDPEPADNTSRAVLPPGGVTAPQADVWTTKQPADDTPVAPGQTFEYVVSATNDGPSRALGTTVTDKLPAQLAFVSSPDGCSVTDGTVSCGPVAVLEPSGSRTWRFTVRLDSDYTGNGSDIRNTATATSRTKDPKPENNTSSPAGLPGSTVNKPTADLEVVKEAVGTKPPVPGETFDYRIRITNNGPSADAFNVKLTDALPEGLSYVTSSPAGCTVAGHLVSCRRTSPLRVGETFEYLLTVKVDPAYAGDGSDLKNTAQVTADNIDPASGNDKSTATVPGGHVTDPAADLALAKKAVQTSPVAPGETFDYALTVTNNGPSQAEQITVSDTLPTALSFVSGDPGCTSGRTVTCGPLPRLASGASMTWVIKVKLDPEYTGNGSDIRNTAIVDSLTRDPRPANNTSAAAGPPGGTVKDPTADLEVGKTTP, from the coding sequence ATGACGACGACACCCGGCCGGCGGTCGGCGGTGTGGGCCCTGGCCCCGCTGCTCAGCGCCGCGGCCCTGTGGGCCGGACCGGTCCCCGGGGCCGCCGCCCTGCCCGGCGGAGGGCCCAGGATCGAGGTGACGGCACAGCGGGCCAAGGCCCCCGGTGACCTGATCACCTACACGCTGACCGCGAGGAACAAGGGCCCGTCGGTGGCCCGGAAGGTCACCGCGACGGACAAGCTCCCCACCGGGATCTCCTTCGTGGGCTCCGCCGACGGCTGCACCGCCGTCGGGCAGACCGTCACGTGCGGGCCCGAACCGCAGCTTTCCGCCGGGGAGACCAAGAGCTGGAGCTTCCAGGCCCGGCTGAGCCCCTCCTACCAGGGCGACGGTTCCGACCTCGGCAACAGTGCCACGGGCAGCTCCGAGGCCACCGATCCCGACCCGGCCAACAACAAGCCGGATCCGGTGCTGCCGCCGGGGCCGTTCGATCCCGTGTCGGACTTGGCCACCGTCAAGACCCCGCTGGGCGCGGGGCCGACGGTGCCTGGCCAGGAGTACGAGTACGAGGTCCGTACGACCAACAAGGGCCCCTCCGACGCGCGCAACGTCGTGGTGACCGACGCCCTGCCCGTCGGGCTGGACTTCGTGTCCTCCGCCGACCCGTGCGCGGTGTCCGGACGGACCGTCACCTGCGGCCCGCTGGCCCGGCTCGTCCCCGGCGGTGAGGTGGTGTGGACCTTCAAGGTGAAGCTGGACGCCGCCTACTCCGGCGACGGCGGCGACCTGCGCAACACGGCGACCTCCGCCTCCGCGTCCAAGGATCCGGAGCCCGCCGACAACACCTCGCGCGCCGTGCTGCCGCCGGGCGGGGTCACCGCCCCGCAGGCCGACGTGTGGACGACCAAGCAGCCGGCCGACGACACCCCGGTCGCCCCCGGACAGACCTTCGAGTACGTGGTGAGCGCGACCAACGACGGCCCGTCCCGCGCACTGGGCACCACCGTCACCGACAAGCTGCCCGCGCAGCTCGCCTTCGTCTCCTCCCCCGACGGCTGCTCGGTCACCGACGGTACGGTCAGCTGCGGCCCGGTGGCCGTACTGGAGCCCTCGGGGTCCCGGACCTGGCGGTTCACCGTCCGCCTGGACAGCGACTACACCGGCAACGGATCCGACATCCGCAACACGGCGACCGCCACCTCGCGGACCAAGGACCCCAAGCCCGAGAACAACACGAGCAGCCCGGCGGGCCTGCCCGGCAGCACCGTCAACAAGCCGACCGCGGACCTGGAAGTGGTCAAGGAAGCGGTCGGCACCAAGCCCCCGGTGCCGGGCGAGACCTTCGACTACCGGATCCGGATCACCAACAACGGCCCGTCGGCCGACGCCTTCAACGTCAAGCTCACCGACGCGCTGCCCGAGGGCCTCTCGTACGTGACCTCCTCCCCGGCCGGATGCACCGTCGCCGGACACCTGGTCTCGTGCAGGCGCACCAGCCCGCTCAGGGTCGGTGAGACGTTCGAGTACCTGCTCACCGTGAAGGTGGATCCCGCCTACGCGGGAGACGGCAGCGACCTGAAGAACACCGCCCAGGTGACGGCCGACAACATCGACCCGGCGAGCGGGAACGACAAGAGCACCGCGACCGTGCCCGGCGGGCACGTCACGGATCCCGCGGCGGACCTCGCCCTCGCCAAGAAGGCCGTCCAGACCAGTCCCGTGGCCCCGGGCGAGACCTTCGACTACGCCCTGACCGTCACCAACAACGGCCCCTCCCAGGCCGAGCAGATCACGGTCTCCGACACGCTCCCGACCGCGCTGAGCTTCGTATCCGGCGACCCCGGCTGCACCTCGGGGCGGACCGTCACCTGCGGCCCGCTGCCGCGGCTGGCGTCCGGGGCCTCGATGACCTGGGTGATCAAGGTGAAGCTGGACCCGGAGTACACCGGGAACGGCTCCGACATCCGCAACACCGCGATCGTCGACTCCCTGACCCGCGACCCCAGGCCCGCGAACAACACGAGCGCGGCCGCCGGCCCGCCCGGCGGCACGGTCAAGGACCCGACGGCCGACCTGGAGGTCGGCAAGACGACCCCCTGA
- a CDS encoding DUF7144 family membrane protein: MAQATPPSRAPNSRYTADENPWATSGTVFAGVLMLVEGVLGILKGIVGIADDDVYARVGDYTFKFDVTAWGWIHLVLGIVLVVVGAGILKGAAWAKVTGVVIVALDIILNFLWLPYTPLWGLISIAIGVFIIWALCTDKGTSRSTTS; this comes from the coding sequence GTGGCACAGGCAACGCCCCCCAGCAGGGCCCCCAACAGCAGGTACACCGCCGACGAGAACCCGTGGGCGACGAGCGGCACCGTGTTCGCCGGCGTGCTGATGCTCGTCGAAGGCGTCCTCGGCATCCTGAAGGGGATCGTCGGCATCGCGGACGACGACGTCTACGCGCGCGTCGGCGACTACACCTTCAAGTTCGACGTCACGGCGTGGGGCTGGATCCACCTCGTCCTGGGCATCGTGCTCGTGGTCGTCGGCGCGGGCATCCTCAAGGGCGCGGCCTGGGCCAAGGTCACGGGTGTGGTGATCGTCGCCCTGGACATCATCCTCAACTTCCTGTGGCTGCCCTACACCCCGCTCTGGGGCCTCATCTCGATCGCCATCGGCGTCTTCATCATCTGGGCCCTGTGCACGGACAAGGGCACATCCCGCTCCACCACCTCCTGA
- a CDS encoding CASTOR/POLLUX-related putative ion channel has product MAQQHTTSLRLRFRYRFDHLVSGGTAALIGWLALACLAVVVPASMVLVWSDRSAPTTLSGRLTAVWVSVGQTLKIGGAVGSPLYVLASVSLALVALLFVSTLVSLITTGINRRIMALRLGHSTVLETGHTVVLGWSDQVFPVIGELVAANANQRGSAIAVLAPQDKVWMEDEISTRVGDGGRTRIICRSGSTTDPTELCRVSPRGAKAVLVLPPTGDGGDAHVVKTLLALGAAVPGSGEGRAVVVAAVRDSRNHVTARLAAGPAGHVLCVDDIVARLLVQTARQPGLSLVYSELLDFEGDEFYPVAAEGLAGRTFGEALLSFATSCAVGLLHADGSVTLNPGQETLIGPADRIIVISRDDDTAVREDAASLVSLVEEEAIVSARPRPAPAERLLLLGWNRRAPLVIEQLDQYVSPGTTLDVVALGAYADTHGARSAAASRSRLDVSLHTGDITDPLTLAKLDVPSYDGVIVIGETHVPAAADPEAGPGAGTAAEAEAGADDRTLVTLLYLRAVGEAAQRELALTTEMSDDGNRLLAPAREGADFIVSGRLISLLMTQISESPYLAEVFEELFTARGHEFHLKPATDYVRAGSEVSFATAVESARRRRECAVGYRLRARSAAAPDHGVRINPDKRQRIRFSEEDWLIVLAES; this is encoded by the coding sequence GTGGCGCAGCAGCACACGACGTCACTCCGGCTCCGCTTCCGGTACCGGTTCGACCATCTGGTCTCGGGCGGAACGGCCGCGCTGATCGGCTGGCTCGCCCTGGCCTGCCTGGCCGTCGTCGTCCCGGCGAGCATGGTGCTCGTCTGGTCCGACCGGTCCGCTCCGACCACGCTGTCCGGCCGGCTCACCGCCGTGTGGGTCAGCGTCGGCCAGACCCTGAAGATCGGGGGCGCCGTCGGCTCCCCGCTCTACGTACTGGCCTCCGTGTCCCTCGCGCTGGTGGCGCTGCTCTTCGTGTCGACCCTGGTCAGTCTGATCACCACGGGGATCAACCGGCGCATCATGGCGCTGCGCCTCGGGCACTCCACCGTGCTGGAGACCGGGCACACCGTCGTACTGGGCTGGTCGGACCAGGTCTTTCCGGTGATCGGGGAGCTGGTGGCCGCGAACGCGAACCAGCGCGGGTCCGCCATCGCCGTGCTCGCCCCGCAGGACAAGGTGTGGATGGAGGACGAGATCTCCACCCGCGTCGGCGACGGCGGCAGGACGCGGATCATCTGCCGCAGCGGGAGCACCACCGACCCCACCGAGCTGTGCCGGGTCAGTCCGCGCGGCGCGAAGGCGGTGCTGGTGCTGCCCCCCACCGGGGACGGCGGTGACGCCCACGTGGTGAAGACGCTCCTCGCCCTCGGCGCGGCCGTCCCCGGGTCCGGCGAGGGGCGAGCGGTGGTGGTGGCCGCCGTCCGCGACTCCCGCAACCACGTCACCGCCCGGCTCGCCGCCGGGCCCGCGGGGCACGTCCTGTGCGTGGACGACATCGTCGCCCGGCTGCTCGTCCAGACCGCCCGGCAGCCCGGTCTCTCCCTCGTCTACTCGGAGTTGCTGGACTTCGAGGGGGACGAGTTCTACCCGGTCGCCGCAGAGGGCCTCGCCGGGCGGACGTTCGGCGAGGCCCTGCTGTCGTTCGCCACGTCCTGCGCGGTCGGCCTGCTGCACGCCGACGGGAGCGTCACCCTCAACCCCGGCCAGGAGACCCTGATCGGCCCGGCCGACCGGATCATCGTCATCTCCCGCGACGACGACACGGCCGTCCGGGAGGACGCGGCCTCCCTCGTCTCCCTCGTGGAGGAGGAGGCGATCGTGTCGGCCCGGCCCCGGCCCGCCCCGGCCGAGCGCCTCCTGCTGCTCGGCTGGAACCGCCGCGCCCCGCTCGTGATCGAGCAGCTGGACCAGTACGTGAGCCCGGGAACGACCCTGGACGTCGTGGCGCTCGGCGCGTACGCGGACACCCACGGCGCCCGGTCCGCCGCGGCCTCCCGGTCCCGCCTCGACGTCTCCCTCCACACCGGCGACATCACCGACCCGCTCACCCTGGCCAAGCTGGACGTGCCCTCGTACGACGGCGTGATCGTGATCGGCGAGACGCATGTCCCGGCCGCGGCGGATCCGGAGGCGGGGCCGGGAGCGGGTACGGCGGCGGAGGCGGAGGCCGGGGCGGACGACAGGACGCTGGTGACCCTGCTGTACCTGCGGGCGGTCGGGGAGGCCGCGCAGCGGGAACTCGCCCTCACCACCGAGATGTCCGACGACGGCAACCGGCTCCTCGCACCCGCCCGGGAGGGAGCGGACTTCATCGTGAGCGGCAGGCTGATCAGTCTGCTGATGACGCAGATCTCGGAGAGCCCGTATCTCGCCGAGGTCTTCGAGGAGTTGTTCACGGCGCGGGGCCACGAGTTCCACCTCAAGCCGGCCACGGACTACGTCCGGGCGGGCTCCGAGGTCTCCTTCGCCACGGCCGTGGAGTCGGCGCGGCGGCGCCGGGAATGCGCGGTCGGCTACCGGCTGCGCGCGCGGAGCGCCGCGGCCCCCGACCACGGGGTGCGGATCAACCCCGACAAGCGGCAGCGGATCCGGTTCTCCGAGGAGGACTGGCTGATCGTGCTCGCGGAGAGCTGA
- a CDS encoding flavin monoamine oxidase family protein yields the protein MDPDANSATSRRPSRRTVIAGAAAVAAAGGLTVAVTSAETSQAVPGAAVADWGACMTIARAVLVRDDEDQPLVPRYADILLKSGLPRSRRPGKKVLVIGAGPAGLTAAHLLREAGHEVTVIEANGNRVGGRIKTFRTGGHENAAQPFADPKQYAEAGAMRIPDSHPLVTGLMDSLGLKRRRFHLVDVDGAGRPAYRTWIHVNGIRVRRADYARAPQTVNRSFGVPRAYESVPASRIVRDAFAPVRREIEGKKDKELVEGWARVIQRYGHMSMYRFLTEEAKLDVRTIDLIGTVENLTSRLHLAFVHSFIGASLISPDTAFYELPGGTATLADAMYARVKDLVRLDRRATRITHGEGEVTVETVSEGRGGSPVRRETFTGDTAIITVPFSGLRHIPITPALSYGKRRAVTELHYDAATKVLLEFSRRWWEFDEADWKRELEAVRPGLYRKYQTGQTPVDGSLLGAHSSVRAGHISAGQRAHYAASRVVSRDQPEAAGVIGGGSATDNPNRFMFQPSHPVEGSAGGVILASYSWSDDALKWDSLDDEERYPRALAGVQEVFGQRVEVFYTGVGRTQSWMRDPYAYGEASVLLPGQHTELFPDVRKAEGSLHFAGCHTSIKPAWIEGALESAVRTALEVHTA from the coding sequence ATGGACCCCGATGCCAACTCCGCAACCTCCCGCCGCCCCTCCCGCCGTACCGTCATCGCCGGCGCGGCCGCCGTCGCCGCGGCGGGCGGGCTGACGGTGGCCGTCACCTCCGCCGAGACCTCGCAGGCGGTACCCGGAGCCGCGGTCGCCGACTGGGGTGCCTGCATGACGATCGCGCGGGCCGTTCTCGTCCGCGACGACGAGGACCAGCCGCTCGTACCGCGCTACGCCGACATCCTCCTCAAGAGCGGCCTGCCGCGCTCCCGCCGTCCCGGGAAGAAGGTGCTGGTCATCGGCGCCGGACCGGCCGGCCTCACCGCCGCGCACCTCCTGCGCGAGGCCGGGCACGAGGTCACCGTGATCGAGGCCAACGGCAACCGGGTGGGCGGCCGGATCAAGACCTTCCGCACCGGCGGCCACGAGAACGCCGCGCAGCCCTTCGCGGACCCCAAGCAGTACGCCGAGGCCGGCGCGATGCGCATCCCGGACAGCCACCCGCTGGTCACCGGGCTGATGGACAGCCTCGGCCTCAAGCGCCGGCGCTTCCACCTGGTCGACGTGGACGGGGCCGGCCGCCCCGCGTACCGCACCTGGATCCACGTCAACGGCATCCGGGTCCGCCGCGCCGACTACGCGCGCGCCCCGCAGACGGTCAATCGTTCCTTCGGCGTGCCGCGGGCGTACGAGTCCGTGCCCGCCTCGCGGATCGTCCGCGACGCCTTCGCCCCCGTGCGCCGCGAGATCGAGGGCAAGAAGGACAAGGAACTCGTCGAGGGCTGGGCGCGCGTCATCCAGCGCTACGGCCACATGTCGATGTACCGCTTCCTGACGGAGGAGGCCAAGCTCGACGTGCGGACCATCGACCTGATCGGAACCGTCGAGAACCTCACCTCCCGCCTGCACCTCGCCTTCGTGCACAGCTTCATCGGCGCCTCGCTGATCAGCCCCGACACCGCCTTCTACGAACTGCCCGGCGGCACCGCCACCTTGGCCGACGCGATGTACGCCCGGGTCAAGGACCTCGTACGGCTCGACCGGCGCGCCACCCGCATCACCCACGGCGAGGGCGAGGTCACCGTCGAGACCGTGTCCGAGGGCCGCGGCGGCAGCCCCGTGCGGCGGGAGACCTTCACCGGCGACACCGCCATCATCACCGTCCCCTTCTCCGGACTGCGCCACATCCCCATCACCCCCGCGCTCTCCTACGGCAAGCGGCGCGCGGTCACCGAGCTGCACTACGACGCCGCCACCAAGGTGCTGCTCGAATTCAGCCGCCGCTGGTGGGAGTTCGACGAGGCCGACTGGAAGCGCGAGCTGGAGGCCGTGCGGCCCGGCCTGTACCGGAAGTACCAGACCGGGCAGACCCCGGTGGACGGATCGCTGCTGGGCGCCCACTCCTCCGTCCGCGCGGGCCACATCTCCGCCGGCCAGCGCGCGCACTACGCCGCCAGCCGCGTGGTCAGCCGCGACCAGCCCGAGGCGGCCGGAGTCATCGGCGGCGGTTCGGCCACCGACAACCCCAACCGCTTCATGTTCCAGCCCTCCCACCCCGTGGAAGGCAGCGCCGGCGGCGTGATCCTCGCCTCCTACAGCTGGTCGGACGACGCCCTGAAGTGGGACTCGCTGGACGACGAGGAGCGCTACCCGCGCGCCCTCGCGGGGGTCCAGGAGGTGTTCGGACAGCGCGTCGAGGTGTTCTACACCGGTGTCGGCCGCACCCAGTCCTGGATGCGCGACCCGTACGCCTACGGAGAGGCCTCCGTCCTGCTGCCCGGCCAGCACACCGAGCTCTTCCCCGACGTCCGCAAGGCCGAGGGAAGCCTGCACTTCGCCGGGTGCCACACGTCCATCAAGCCCGCATGGATCGAGGGAGCCCTGGAATCCGCGGTACGGACCGCCCTGGAAGTGCACACCGCCTAG
- a CDS encoding sensor histidine kinase, whose protein sequence is MRVTFFVLIGTSMIRFVQRHTQEVRAPWVIALAVLLAVLYVLGGPSTAAGTPPPRGRVPRPAASRLVWLGLVVTVWAVLVLLAPSFAWVAVPLFYSVLRTLPPVAAYVLVAFLTLLVIFAQLTLAPRFNLDLVIGPAAVAALSTAVFLHMQRQAARQHALIDDLVRTRRELAATERREGTLAERQRLSMEIHDTLAQGLSSQQMLLQAAERTWDTDQAKARGHVRAAVSIAELNLAEARRFVHDLAPADLAHGGGLDAALHALAERESGAGLTVRVHIDAGGRIAPLPERVESALLRIAQGALANVREHSGATTAGLTLTRLDDQVVLDVADNGRGFDPEALPDAPSGLRGHGVPAMRARMRQLGGTLTIESSPGEGAVLTAAVPVPPEPVPPVR, encoded by the coding sequence ATGCGCGTCACGTTCTTCGTGCTGATCGGCACGTCGATGATCCGGTTCGTCCAGCGGCACACCCAGGAGGTCCGGGCCCCCTGGGTGATCGCCCTCGCCGTCCTGCTCGCCGTCCTCTACGTGCTCGGCGGGCCCTCCACGGCGGCCGGGACGCCCCCGCCCCGCGGCCGCGTGCCCCGGCCCGCCGCCTCTCGGCTGGTCTGGCTGGGCCTGGTCGTCACCGTGTGGGCCGTCCTCGTGCTGCTCGCGCCCAGCTTCGCGTGGGTCGCGGTCCCTCTCTTCTACTCCGTGCTGCGCACGCTGCCGCCCGTCGCCGCGTACGTCCTCGTCGCGTTCCTCACGCTCCTCGTGATCTTCGCGCAGCTGACCCTGGCCCCCCGCTTCAACCTCGACCTGGTGATCGGGCCGGCCGCCGTCGCCGCGCTCAGCACGGCCGTCTTCCTCCACATGCAGCGGCAGGCGGCCCGCCAGCACGCCCTCATCGACGACCTCGTACGCACCCGCCGCGAACTGGCCGCCACCGAGCGCCGCGAGGGCACCCTCGCCGAACGCCAACGGCTGTCCATGGAGATCCACGACACGCTCGCCCAGGGCCTCTCCAGCCAGCAGATGCTGCTCCAGGCCGCCGAGCGGACCTGGGACACCGACCAGGCCAAGGCCCGTGGCCACGTCCGAGCCGCCGTGTCCATCGCGGAGCTCAACCTCGCGGAGGCCCGCCGCTTCGTGCACGACCTCGCCCCCGCCGACCTCGCCCACGGCGGTGGACTCGACGCCGCACTGCACGCCCTCGCGGAACGGGAGTCCGGCGCCGGGCTGACGGTGCGCGTCCACATCGACGCGGGCGGGCGGATCGCCCCGCTGCCCGAACGCGTGGAGTCCGCGCTGCTCCGCATCGCCCAAGGGGCGCTGGCCAACGTACGGGAGCACTCCGGTGCGACCACCGCCGGGCTCACCCTCACCCGGCTCGACGACCAGGTCGTCCTCGATGTCGCGGACAACGGGCGGGGGTTCGACCCCGAGGCCCTCCCCGACGCTCCGTCCGGCCTGCGCGGACACGGCGTTCCGGCGATGCGGGCCCGGATGCGCCAGCTCGGCGGGACCCTGACCATCGAGTCGTCGCCCGGTGAGGGCGCCGTGCTGACCGCCGCCGTGCCCGTTCCGCCCGAGCCTGTCCCGCCCGTGCGCTGA